Proteins encoded together in one Streptomyces sp. B1I3 window:
- a CDS encoding glycosyltransferase family 87 protein, with translation MKVRTGASGRGLSLAVWGITRAVLLLCVFRVSRAFTVPGPDVTSDVSGIYRGWYEVLRAGSYPLDDVTWQYPPAAALAILSPALLPFLEYASAFFVLVLVCDVLTFGLLLHAGGRAGTRRAGAWVWVVGVPLLGPTVYARYDLMVTAVAVAALLAGVRRPRVLGALAAFGALLKVWPVLLLAGTARGRATRRAWSAAAVSAGALVLAAAVALPGAFAFLSFQRDRGLEVESLGALVFHVARQFGWEGRVELRYGSMEFAGPHVALVSTLALALSVLGFGWLLLWRLRARTFAVHTPADAAFTAVLLFTVTSRVISPQYMVWLVGLGSVCLVFRGTGMGVPACLVLVATGVTLLEFPLGFAHVVASDAEGVALMAVRNGLLAAAAVSAGRRLWRETVPKAGRGRDEVERVSRAGRADTPASAP, from the coding sequence ATGAAGGTCAGGACGGGGGCGAGCGGACGGGGTCTGTCCCTCGCCGTATGGGGCATCACCCGTGCGGTGCTGCTGCTCTGCGTTTTTCGGGTCTCCCGCGCGTTCACGGTGCCGGGGCCGGATGTCACGAGCGATGTCTCGGGCATCTACCGGGGGTGGTACGAGGTGCTGCGCGCCGGGTCGTACCCGCTGGACGACGTCACGTGGCAGTACCCGCCCGCCGCCGCCCTCGCGATCCTCTCCCCCGCGTTGCTGCCCTTCCTGGAGTACGCGTCCGCCTTCTTCGTGCTCGTACTGGTGTGTGACGTGCTGACGTTCGGGCTCCTGCTCCACGCCGGCGGGCGCGCCGGCACGCGGAGGGCCGGCGCGTGGGTGTGGGTGGTGGGCGTCCCGCTCCTCGGCCCCACCGTGTACGCGCGGTACGACCTGATGGTGACGGCCGTCGCGGTGGCGGCACTGCTGGCCGGGGTACGCCGCCCACGGGTCCTGGGCGCGCTGGCGGCCTTCGGTGCGCTGCTGAAGGTGTGGCCGGTGCTGCTGCTGGCCGGGACGGCCCGCGGGCGGGCGACACGGCGTGCCTGGTCGGCCGCCGCGGTGTCGGCCGGTGCGCTGGTCCTCGCCGCCGCCGTGGCCCTGCCGGGCGCGTTCGCGTTCCTGTCGTTCCAGCGGGACCGGGGCCTGGAGGTCGAGTCGCTCGGGGCGCTGGTCTTCCATGTGGCGCGCCAGTTCGGCTGGGAGGGCCGGGTGGAGCTGCGCTACGGCTCGATGGAGTTCGCCGGACCGCACGTGGCGCTGGTGAGCACGCTGGCCCTGGCCCTGAGCGTGCTGGGCTTCGGCTGGCTGCTCCTGTGGAGGCTGCGGGCCCGCACGTTCGCGGTGCACACCCCGGCGGACGCGGCGTTCACCGCGGTGCTGCTGTTCACCGTGACTAGCCGGGTCATCAGCCCGCAGTACATGGTGTGGCTGGTCGGGCTCGGCTCGGTGTGCCTGGTGTTCCGGGGCACCGGGATGGGGGTGCCCGCGTGCCTGGTCCTGGTGGCCACCGGTGTCACCCTGCTGGAGTTCCCGCTGGGGTTCGCGCACGTGGTGGCCAGTGACGCGGAGGGGGTGGCGCTGATGGCCGTACGCAACGGTCTGCTGGCCGCGGCGGCGGTGAGCGCCGGACGGCGCCTGTGGCGGGAGACCGTGCCGAAGGCGGGCCGGGGACGCGACGAGGTGGAGCGCGTCAGCCGAGCCGGGCGCGCAGATACTCCCGCCAGCGCGCCGTGA
- a CDS encoding glycosyltransferase family 4 protein, with protein sequence MDKTLIVTNDFPPRPGGIQAFLHNMALRLDPGRLVVYASTWKRGAEGAEATAAFDAEQPFTVVRDRTTMLLPTPRVTRQAVGLLRAHGCSSVWFGAAAPLGLMAPALRRAGARRIVATTHGHEAGWAQLPASRQLLRRIGEGTDTITYLGEYTRSRIAPALTTRAAGRMVQLPPGVDEKTFHPASGGDRVRARLGLTDRPVVVCVSRLVPRKGQDTLILAMPAVLAREPEAVLLIVGGGPYARQLRKLAAETGVQDSVRFTGPVPWEELPAHYGAGDVFAMPCRTRRGGLDVEGLGIVYLEASATGLPVVAGDSGGAPDAVLDGETGWVVRGGSAEECADRIVTLLGDQELRRRMGERGRAWVEEKWRWDLLAEELKALL encoded by the coding sequence ATGGACAAGACGCTGATCGTGACGAACGACTTCCCGCCCCGCCCCGGCGGGATCCAGGCCTTCCTGCACAACATGGCACTGCGCCTGGACCCCGGCCGGCTCGTCGTCTACGCCTCCACCTGGAAGCGCGGCGCCGAGGGTGCCGAAGCCACCGCGGCCTTCGACGCCGAACAGCCCTTCACCGTCGTACGCGACCGCACGACGATGCTGCTGCCCACTCCCCGGGTGACCCGGCAGGCGGTCGGCCTCCTGCGCGCGCACGGCTGCTCCTCCGTGTGGTTCGGCGCGGCCGCCCCGCTCGGGCTGATGGCGCCGGCGCTACGGAGGGCCGGGGCACGCCGCATCGTGGCCACCACGCACGGGCACGAGGCGGGGTGGGCGCAGCTGCCCGCGTCACGGCAGCTGCTGCGGCGCATCGGCGAGGGCACGGACACGATCACCTACCTCGGGGAGTACACCCGGTCGAGGATCGCTCCCGCGCTCACCACGCGGGCCGCCGGCCGCATGGTGCAACTGCCGCCGGGGGTCGACGAGAAGACCTTCCACCCGGCCTCCGGCGGGGACCGCGTCAGGGCCCGGCTCGGGCTCACGGACCGGCCCGTCGTCGTGTGCGTGTCCCGCCTCGTCCCGCGCAAGGGCCAGGACACCCTCATCCTCGCCATGCCCGCCGTCCTGGCGCGGGAGCCGGAGGCCGTCCTGCTGATCGTCGGGGGCGGCCCGTACGCCCGGCAGTTGAGGAAACTGGCCGCCGAGACCGGTGTCCAGGACTCCGTGCGCTTCACCGGGCCGGTGCCCTGGGAGGAGCTGCCCGCGCACTACGGCGCCGGTGACGTGTTCGCCATGCCCTGCCGCACCCGGCGCGGCGGCCTCGACGTCGAGGGGCTGGGCATCGTGTACCTGGAGGCGTCCGCGACCGGACTGCCGGTGGTGGCGGGTGACTCGGGCGGCGCCCCGGACGCCGTCCTCGACGGCGAGACCGGATGGGTGGTGCGGGGCGGTTCGGCCGAGGAGTGTGCCGACCGGATCGTCACCCTGCTCGGCGACCAGGAGCTGCGCCGCCGGATGGGGGAGCGGGGCAGGGCCTGGGTCGAGGAGAAGTGGCGCTGGGACCTGCTCGCGGAGGAGCTGAAGGCGCTGCTCTGA
- a CDS encoding long-chain fatty acid--CoA ligase, translated as MREFSLPALYEVPTDGNLTDLIRRNAAQHPDVAVMSRKVAGVWTDVTATQFLAEVEEAARGLIAAGIQPGDRVALMSRTRFEWVLLDFAIWSAGAVTVPVYETSSPEQVQWILGDSGAVAVIVESDGHAGSVASVRDLLPALRHVWQIDKGAVAELTASGAGVSRETLDLRTVSAKADDPATIVYTSGTTGRPKGCVLTHRSFFAECGNVVERLKPLFRTGECSVLLFLPAAHVFGRLVEVASVMAPIRLGCVPDIKNLTDELASFRPTLILGVPRVFEKVYNSARAKAQADGKGRIFDRAADTAIAYSRALGTPQGPSVGLKVKHKVFDKLVFSKLRAVLGGRGEYAISGGAPLGERLGHFFRGIGFTVLEGYGLTESCAATAFNPWDRQKIGTVGQPLPGSVVRIADDGEVLLHGEHLFTGYWGNETATSEALADGWFHTGDIGTLDEDGYLAITGRKKEIIVTAGGKNVAPAVIEDRIRAHALVAECMVVGDGRPFVGALVTLDEEFLSRWAEENGKPAGSTAVSLREDADLLAEVQRAVDDGNAAVSKAESVRKFRILSSQFTEEAGHITPSLKLKRNVVAKDFADEVESIYRG; from the coding sequence TTGCGCGAGTTCAGCCTTCCGGCCCTGTACGAGGTCCCTACGGACGGCAACCTGACGGATCTCATCCGCCGCAACGCCGCTCAGCATCCCGATGTCGCGGTGATGAGCCGCAAGGTGGCCGGCGTCTGGACGGACGTCACGGCCACACAGTTCCTGGCTGAGGTCGAAGAGGCCGCCAGAGGCTTGATCGCGGCGGGCATCCAGCCCGGCGACCGGGTCGCCCTCATGTCCCGCACCCGCTTCGAATGGGTGCTGCTGGACTTCGCCATCTGGAGCGCGGGCGCGGTCACCGTGCCCGTGTACGAGACCAGTTCCCCCGAGCAGGTCCAGTGGATACTGGGCGACTCGGGCGCGGTGGCGGTCATCGTCGAGAGCGACGGCCACGCCGGGTCCGTCGCCTCCGTACGCGATCTGCTGCCCGCCCTGCGGCACGTGTGGCAGATCGACAAGGGCGCCGTCGCCGAGCTGACGGCGTCGGGCGCGGGGGTGTCCCGCGAGACGCTGGACCTGCGCACGGTGAGCGCCAAGGCCGACGACCCTGCCACCATCGTCTACACCTCGGGCACGACCGGGCGCCCCAAGGGCTGCGTGCTGACGCACCGCAGCTTCTTCGCGGAGTGCGGCAACGTGGTGGAGCGGCTGAAGCCCCTCTTCCGTACCGGCGAGTGCTCCGTCCTGCTCTTCCTGCCCGCCGCGCACGTCTTCGGGCGTCTGGTCGAGGTCGCCTCGGTCATGGCCCCGATCAGGCTCGGCTGCGTGCCGGACATCAAGAACCTCACCGATGAGCTGGCCTCGTTCCGGCCGACGCTGATCCTGGGCGTGCCGCGGGTCTTCGAGAAGGTCTACAACTCGGCGCGCGCCAAGGCACAGGCCGACGGCAAGGGCCGGATCTTCGACCGGGCCGCCGACACGGCGATCGCGTACAGCCGTGCGCTGGGCACGCCCCAGGGGCCGTCCGTCGGTCTGAAGGTCAAGCACAAGGTCTTCGACAAGCTGGTGTTCAGCAAGCTGCGCGCGGTGCTCGGCGGCCGCGGCGAGTACGCGATCTCCGGCGGCGCGCCGCTGGGGGAGCGGCTCGGGCACTTCTTCCGCGGCATCGGCTTCACGGTGCTCGAGGGCTACGGCCTCACCGAGAGCTGCGCGGCCACGGCGTTCAACCCGTGGGACCGGCAGAAGATCGGTACGGTCGGCCAGCCGCTGCCCGGCTCCGTCGTGCGGATCGCCGACGACGGCGAGGTGCTGCTGCACGGCGAGCACCTGTTCACCGGGTACTGGGGGAACGAGACGGCGACATCCGAGGCGCTGGCCGACGGCTGGTTCCACACCGGCGACATCGGCACGCTCGACGAGGACGGCTACCTCGCGATCACCGGGCGCAAGAAGGAGATCATCGTCACGGCGGGCGGCAAGAACGTCGCCCCCGCCGTGATCGAGGACCGGATCCGCGCCCACGCCCTGGTCGCCGAGTGCATGGTGGTCGGCGACGGACGGCCGTTCGTCGGGGCCCTGGTCACCCTCGACGAGGAGTTCCTCTCCCGCTGGGCCGAGGAGAACGGCAAGCCGGCCGGCTCGACGGCGGTGTCGCTGCGCGAGGACGCCGATCTGCTGGCCGAGGTGCAGCGGGCGGTGGACGACGGCAACGCGGCGGTCTCCAAGGCGGAGTCGGTGCGCAAGTTCCGCATCCTGTCCTCGCAGTTCACCGAGGAGGCGGGCCACATCACGCCGTCGCTGAAGCTGAAGCGCAACGTCGTGGCGAAGGACTTCGCCGACGAGGTCGAGTCGATCTACCGCGGCTGA
- a CDS encoding metallophosphoesterase: MRGTGPDRRKKTATSRTRVHVVSDVHGNTRALARAGDGADALICLGDLVLFLDYADHSRGIFPDLFGVENADRIVALRTARRFEEARAFGRDLWAGRDRNAAILEGVRKQYAEMFAVLPTPTYATYGNVDVPALWPEYAGPGTTVLDGERVEIGGRVFGFVGGGLRTPMNTPYEIGDEEYAAKVEALGPVDVLCSHIPPEVPELTYDTVARRFERGSRALLDAIHRTRPRYALFGHVHQPLARRMRIGVTECVNVGHFASTGRPWALEW; this comes from the coding sequence ATGCGAGGCACCGGACCGGACAGGCGGAAGAAGACCGCGACCAGCAGGACGCGTGTGCACGTGGTCAGCGACGTGCACGGCAACACCCGGGCGCTGGCCCGGGCCGGGGACGGCGCGGACGCCCTGATCTGCCTGGGCGACCTGGTGCTCTTCCTCGACTACGCCGACCACTCGCGCGGCATCTTCCCCGACCTCTTCGGCGTCGAGAACGCGGACCGCATCGTGGCCCTGCGCACCGCCCGGCGCTTCGAGGAGGCGCGGGCCTTCGGCCGGGACCTGTGGGCGGGCAGGGACCGCAACGCGGCGATCCTCGAAGGCGTCCGCAAGCAGTACGCCGAAATGTTCGCCGTCCTGCCCACTCCGACGTACGCGACCTACGGCAACGTCGACGTGCCCGCCCTCTGGCCCGAGTACGCCGGACCAGGCACCACCGTGCTCGACGGGGAGCGCGTCGAGATCGGCGGCCGTGTCTTCGGGTTCGTCGGCGGCGGTCTCAGGACCCCGATGAACACCCCGTACGAGATCGGCGACGAGGAGTACGCCGCCAAGGTCGAGGCGCTCGGCCCCGTGGACGTCCTGTGCTCCCACATCCCTCCGGAGGTCCCGGAGCTGACCTACGACACGGTGGCCCGCCGCTTCGAGCGGGGCAGCCGCGCGCTGCTGGACGCCATCCACCGCACCCGGCCCCGGTACGCGCTTTTCGGCCATGTCCACCAGCCGCTGGCCCGGCGGATGCGGATCGGCGTCACCGAGTGCGTGAACGTCGGCCACTTCGCCTCGACCGGGCGGCCCTGGGCCCTGGAATGGTGA
- a CDS encoding SRPBCC family protein, whose product MAEHTSSSITIEAAPADVMGVIADFARYPEWTGEVKQAEILATDDLGRAEQVRLVLDAGAIKDDHVLAYTWNGEDQVSWTLVKSQMLRALDGSYALAPVGGDRTEVTYRLAVDVKIPLLGMIKRKAEKVIIDRALAGLKKRVESVQKA is encoded by the coding sequence ATGGCTGAACACACCAGCTCGAGCATCACGATCGAGGCGGCACCGGCCGACGTCATGGGAGTGATCGCCGACTTCGCCCGCTACCCGGAGTGGACCGGCGAGGTGAAGCAGGCCGAGATCCTCGCCACCGACGACCTGGGCCGCGCCGAGCAGGTCCGGCTGGTGCTGGACGCCGGGGCGATCAAGGACGACCACGTACTCGCCTACACCTGGAACGGCGAGGACCAGGTCAGCTGGACCCTCGTCAAGTCCCAGATGCTGCGCGCCCTCGACGGCAGTTACGCCCTGGCGCCCGTCGGCGGCGACCGCACCGAGGTCACCTACCGGCTCGCCGTGGACGTCAAGATCCCGCTCCTCGGCATGATCAAGCGCAAGGCCGAGAAGGTCATCATCGACCGCGCCCTTGCCGGACTGAAGAAGCGCGTCGAATCCGTCCAGAAGGCCTGA
- a CDS encoding ArsA family ATPase: MRTVLVTGPGGAGRTTVAAATALASAREGRRTLLVSADAVPGFPAGPGPAEVTERLDFARIDSAEHFRDELLALQDRASGVLDLLGANRLDGEELTELPGSAQLALLHTLRRAAEGDWSQSGYDTLVVDLPPLTEALALLALPGQLRRYLRRLLPRERQAARALRPLLAQFAGVPMPAQWLYEAATRKDAELAAVESLLGDAATTVRLVAEPGPAADDALRAARTGLALHGLRVDAVVANRVLPRHSPDPWFAGLAAQQEKCLGRWHQEWAPGTPVHEAGHLGRDPRTPGELALAGAVPAPDHREPGHADGPWWTEDSGDGVLVWCLPLPGAVKEELRLVRRGQELLIGAGPFHRIVRLESALRRCTVSGAALAEGVLRVRFTPDPALWPRTR, from the coding sequence GTGCGCACGGTCCTGGTCACCGGCCCCGGCGGCGCGGGCCGTACCACCGTCGCGGCAGCGACGGCGCTGGCCTCGGCCCGCGAGGGCCGGCGCACCCTCCTCGTCTCCGCCGACGCCGTCCCCGGCTTTCCGGCGGGCCCCGGACCGGCCGAGGTCACCGAGCGGCTCGACTTCGCCCGCATCGACTCCGCGGAGCACTTCAGGGACGAACTCCTCGCCCTCCAGGATCGGGCGTCGGGCGTGCTCGACCTGCTGGGCGCCAACCGGCTGGACGGCGAGGAACTCACCGAGCTGCCCGGCAGCGCCCAGCTCGCCCTCCTGCACACGCTGCGCAGGGCCGCCGAGGGCGACTGGTCGCAGAGCGGTTACGACACCCTGGTCGTCGACCTCCCCCCGCTGACCGAGGCCCTGGCCCTCCTCGCCCTGCCCGGGCAGCTGCGCCGCTACCTGCGCCGCCTCCTGCCCCGGGAACGCCAGGCGGCCCGCGCACTGCGGCCGCTGCTCGCGCAGTTCGCCGGCGTACCCATGCCCGCCCAGTGGCTGTACGAGGCCGCCACCCGCAAGGATGCCGAGCTGGCAGCGGTCGAGTCCCTGCTCGGCGACGCCGCTACGACCGTGCGGCTGGTCGCCGAACCGGGGCCCGCCGCCGACGACGCCCTGCGCGCCGCCCGCACGGGACTGGCCCTGCACGGGCTCCGCGTCGACGCGGTCGTGGCCAACCGGGTGCTGCCCCGGCACTCGCCCGACCCCTGGTTCGCCGGCCTCGCGGCCCAGCAGGAGAAGTGCCTGGGCCGCTGGCACCAGGAGTGGGCACCCGGCACACCCGTGCACGAAGCCGGCCACCTCGGCCGCGACCCGCGGACCCCCGGCGAACTCGCCCTCGCGGGCGCCGTCCCGGCACCGGACCACCGGGAGCCGGGACACGCCGACGGCCCCTGGTGGACCGAGGACAGCGGTGACGGCGTCCTCGTCTGGTGCCTGCCGCTGCCCGGAGCCGTCAAGGAGGAGCTCCGGCTCGTCCGGCGCGGTCAGGAACTGCTCATCGGGGCGGGCCCGTTCCACCGGATCGTCCGCCTGGAGTCCGCGCTGCGCCGTTGCACGGTCTCCGGCGCCGCCCTGGCCGAGGGCGTCCTGCGTGTCCGGTTCACGCCTGACCCGGCGCTCTGGCCGCGGACACGATGA
- a CDS encoding DUF5304 domain-containing protein: MSEATDRPADDDAWAEACAEDLDAEKARRRARYGPQQGSAADELRKLIDAVADKVSSFQSPLLGMAAQGTVQQVIRQARSAVEPVIERNPELFDHLAAAGNELLAAYRSAVEGQEGRWTKGTEGAGGTTATPGPAKKAAEDPSDPRDEGPGGSEHIDLD, translated from the coding sequence ATGAGTGAAGCCACCGATCGTCCCGCCGACGACGACGCGTGGGCGGAGGCCTGCGCCGAGGACCTGGACGCGGAGAAGGCCCGCCGGCGGGCCCGGTACGGACCGCAGCAGGGGTCGGCCGCCGACGAACTGCGCAAACTGATCGACGCGGTGGCCGACAAGGTCTCCTCGTTCCAGTCACCGCTGCTCGGCATGGCCGCCCAGGGCACCGTCCAGCAGGTGATCCGCCAGGCCAGGTCCGCGGTCGAGCCCGTCATCGAGCGCAATCCGGAGCTCTTCGACCACCTCGCCGCCGCGGGGAACGAACTCCTGGCCGCCTACCGCTCCGCCGTCGAGGGGCAGGAAGGCCGCTGGACGAAGGGCACCGAGGGTGCCGGAGGCACCACGGCCACCCCCGGCCCGGCGAAGAAGGCCGCGGAGGACCCCTCGGACCCGCGTGACGAAGGCCCCGGCGGCAGCGAGCACATCGACCTGGACTGA
- a CDS encoding ROK family glucokinase — MGLTIGVDIGGTKIAAGVVDEEGRILSTFKVPTPPTAEGIVDAICAAVAGASEGHDVEAVGIGAAGYVDDKRATVLFAPNINWRHEPLKDKVEQRVGLPVVVENDANAAAWGEYRFGAGKGHDDVICITLGTGLGGGIIMGNKLRRGRFGVAAEFGHIRVVPDGLLCGCGSQGCWEQYASGRALVRYAKQRANATPENAPILLALGDGTVDGIEGKHISEAARRGCPVAVDSFRELARWAGAGLADLASLFDPSAFIVGGGVSDEGELVLDPIRKSFRRWLIGGEWRPHAQVLAAQLGGKAGLVGAADLARQG, encoded by the coding sequence ATGGGACTCACCATCGGCGTCGATATCGGCGGCACGAAGATCGCGGCTGGAGTGGTCGACGAAGAGGGCCGGATCCTCTCGACGTTCAAGGTACCGACTCCGCCGACGGCCGAGGGCATCGTCGACGCGATCTGCGCGGCCGTGGCCGGGGCGAGCGAGGGTCACGACGTCGAGGCCGTCGGCATCGGTGCGGCCGGATACGTCGACGACAAGCGTGCCACCGTGCTGTTCGCCCCGAACATCAACTGGCGCCACGAACCGCTCAAGGACAAGGTCGAACAGCGTGTCGGCCTGCCGGTCGTCGTCGAGAACGACGCCAACGCGGCGGCCTGGGGCGAGTACCGCTTCGGTGCCGGCAAGGGCCACGACGACGTCATCTGCATCACGCTCGGCACCGGCCTGGGCGGCGGCATCATCATGGGCAACAAGCTGCGACGCGGACGCTTCGGCGTCGCAGCCGAATTCGGGCACATCCGGGTCGTCCCGGACGGGCTGCTCTGCGGCTGCGGCAGCCAGGGCTGCTGGGAGCAGTACGCGTCCGGGCGCGCGCTCGTCCGGTACGCCAAGCAGCGTGCCAACGCCACTCCGGAGAACGCCCCGATCCTGCTGGCGCTCGGTGACGGCACCGTGGACGGCATCGAGGGCAAGCACATCAGCGAGGCCGCCCGGCGGGGCTGCCCGGTGGCCGTCGACTCCTTCCGTGAGCTGGCCCGCTGGGCCGGGGCCGGCCTCGCCGACCTCGCCTCGCTCTTCGACCCGTCGGCGTTCATCGTCGGAGGTGGCGTCTCGGACGAGGGCGAGCTGGTCCTCGACCCGATCCGCAAGTCGTTCCGGCGCTGGCTGATCGGCGGCGAGTGGCGCCCGCACGCGCAGGTCCTCGCGGCCCAACTGGGCGGCAAGGCCGGTCTCGTCGGCGCGGCCGACCTGGCCCGCCAGGGCTGA
- a CDS encoding endonuclease/exonuclease/phosphatase family protein: MVTTPMSLPDSRTEPDGSAVIRVLSYNVRSLRDDTEALARVIRACAPDLVCVQEAPRFFRWRKAAARLAAMTDLVILSGGATAAGPLLLCSLRATVERTEDVLLPLTPGLHRRGLATAVVRIAGARLGVLSCHLSLQGEERMAQAGMLLDSLDAMGVPHAVAAGDLNDVPEGRAFRRLAGRLQDCWAVRPWGGEHTFPPGAPRKRIDAVFATGGIEVLGCGVPAGLPGITDADLRAATDHLPVLAVLRVPAGR, translated from the coding sequence ATGGTCACGACGCCGATGTCCCTGCCCGACTCCCGTACCGAGCCGGACGGTTCGGCCGTCATCCGGGTGCTCAGCTACAACGTCCGCTCCCTGCGCGACGACACGGAGGCGCTGGCCCGTGTCATCCGCGCCTGCGCACCCGACCTGGTGTGCGTCCAGGAGGCCCCGCGCTTCTTCCGCTGGCGCAAGGCGGCGGCCCGGCTCGCCGCCATGACCGACCTGGTGATCCTCAGCGGCGGCGCCACGGCCGCCGGGCCGCTGCTGCTCTGCTCGCTGCGCGCCACGGTGGAGCGCACCGAGGACGTCCTGCTGCCGCTCACCCCGGGTCTGCACCGCAGGGGGCTGGCCACCGCCGTCGTCCGGATCGCCGGGGCCCGGCTCGGGGTGCTGAGCTGTCATCTGAGCCTGCAGGGCGAGGAACGGATGGCCCAGGCCGGGATGCTGCTGGACAGTCTCGACGCGATGGGCGTCCCGCACGCCGTCGCGGCCGGCGACCTCAACGACGTACCGGAGGGACGGGCGTTCCGGCGGCTGGCCGGACGGCTCCAGGACTGCTGGGCCGTACGCCCGTGGGGTGGCGAGCACACCTTCCCGCCCGGCGCCCCACGTAAGCGCATCGACGCGGTCTTCGCGACGGGCGGTATCGAGGTGCTCGGCTGCGGGGTCCCGGCGGGCCTGCCCGGCATCACCGACGCGGACCTGCGCGCGGCCACCGACCACCTGCCCGTGCTGGCCGTTCTCCGGGTGCCCGCCGGGAGGTGA
- a CDS encoding carboxylesterase has product MPVLPGAEPFRHEGGEVGVLLCHGFTGSPQSMRPWADHLAGRGLTVSLPLLPGHGTRWEDMAVTGWQDWYAEVDRELRLLRDTCRQVFVFGLSMGGALALRLAAKHGDVISGLVLVNPANKVHGLSAYVLPVARHLVRTTKGLASDIALEGSEEIGYDRVPLHAAHSVRNFFRLVDAELPQVTQPIVLLHSPQDHVVPPADSARVLSRVSSRDVEEILLEQSYHVATLDHDAERIFDESYRFVERLAPSVGKKGSTSGG; this is encoded by the coding sequence GTGCCGGTCCTCCCTGGAGCCGAGCCGTTCCGCCACGAGGGCGGAGAGGTCGGCGTCCTCCTCTGTCACGGATTCACGGGTTCACCGCAGTCGATGCGCCCCTGGGCGGACCATCTGGCCGGGCGCGGGCTGACCGTGTCCCTCCCGCTGCTGCCCGGACACGGCACCCGCTGGGAGGACATGGCCGTCACCGGCTGGCAGGACTGGTACGCGGAGGTGGACCGGGAACTGCGCTTGCTGCGGGACACGTGCAGGCAGGTCTTCGTCTTCGGCCTCTCGATGGGCGGCGCCCTCGCGCTGCGCCTGGCCGCCAAGCACGGGGACGTGATCTCGGGCCTCGTCCTGGTGAACCCGGCGAACAAGGTGCACGGCCTGTCGGCCTACGTCCTGCCCGTCGCCCGGCACCTGGTGCGGACGACGAAGGGTCTGGCGAGCGACATCGCGCTCGAAGGCTCCGAGGAGATCGGTTACGACCGGGTGCCGCTGCACGCCGCGCACTCGGTGCGCAATTTCTTCCGGCTGGTCGACGCCGAGCTGCCGCAGGTCACCCAGCCGATCGTGCTGCTGCACAGCCCGCAGGACCACGTGGTGCCGCCGGCCGACTCGGCCCGCGTCCTCAGCCGGGTGTCGTCCAGGGACGTCGAGGAGATCCTGCTGGAACAGAGCTACCACGTCGCGACGTTGGACCATGACGCGGAGCGCATCTTCGACGAGAGCTATCGGTTCGTCGAACGCCTCGCACCCAGCGTCGGCAAGAAGGGGAGCACGTCCGGTGGCTGA
- a CDS encoding 1-acyl-sn-glycerol-3-phosphate acyltransferase, whose amino-acid sequence MIYGAMKFSIGGSLKLAFRPWVEGLENIPVRGPAILASNHLSFSDSFFLPAVLDRRVTFIAKAEYFTAPGVKGKLTAAFFKGAGQLPVDRSGGRGAGEAAIRAGIQVIESGGLFGIYPEGTRSPDGRLYRGKPGGLARVALATGAPVIPVAMIDTEKIQPPGQVVPRLMRPGIRIGKPLDFSRYQGMDGDRFVLRSVTDEVMYEIMKLSGQEYVDIYATAAKRQIAEEARNKQPRRPGA is encoded by the coding sequence TTGATCTACGGCGCGATGAAGTTCTCCATCGGCGGGTCTCTGAAACTCGCTTTCAGGCCGTGGGTGGAGGGCCTGGAGAACATTCCCGTACGGGGGCCGGCGATCCTCGCGAGCAACCATCTGTCGTTCTCCGACTCCTTCTTCCTGCCCGCTGTCCTCGACCGGAGGGTGACCTTCATCGCCAAGGCCGAGTACTTCACCGCGCCCGGGGTGAAGGGAAAGCTGACCGCGGCCTTCTTCAAGGGCGCCGGACAGCTCCCGGTGGACCGCTCCGGCGGCCGCGGCGCCGGGGAGGCGGCGATCAGGGCGGGCATCCAGGTCATCGAGAGCGGGGGCCTCTTCGGCATCTATCCGGAGGGCACCCGGTCGCCCGACGGCCGGCTCTACCGGGGCAAGCCCGGTGGCCTCGCCCGGGTGGCCCTGGCCACCGGCGCCCCCGTCATCCCCGTGGCGATGATCGACACGGAGAAGATCCAGCCGCCCGGCCAGGTCGTGCCCCGGCTCATGCGCCCCGGAATCAGGATCGGCAAGCCGCTGGACTTCAGCCGGTACCAGGGCATGGACGGGGACCGTTTCGTCCTGCGCTCGGTGACCGACGAGGTCATGTACGAGATCATGAAGCTCTCCGGCCAGGAGTACGTGGACATCTACGCGACCGCGGCGAAGCGGCAGATCGCCGAAGAGGCCAGGAACAAGCAGCCGCGACGGCCCGGCGCCTGA